In a single window of the Panthera leo isolate Ple1 chromosome A1, P.leo_Ple1_pat1.1, whole genome shotgun sequence genome:
- the SETDB2 gene encoding histone-lysine N-methyltransferase SETDB2 isoform X2 encodes MGEKNGDAKTFWMELEDDGKVDSIFEQVQNVLQSLKQKIKDGSATNKEYIQAMILVNEATISNNSTLIKDHTSVIQNEQENKSGSLPSTSYEDSFPEDCTFLSTKNKEIPPLENKAAYITEKKLSLNLRYQSHDCSRTCLMKMPLTFKGENPLQLPIKCHFQRRHAKTNSHSSALHVSYRTPCGRSLRNVEEVFRYLLETECNFLFTDNFSFNTYVQLTRNYPKQEEIVSDVDISNGVESVPISFCNEIDNRKLPQFKYRRTMWPRAYYLNSFSNMFTDSCDCSEGCIDITKCACLQLTARNAKTCPLSSNKITTGYKYKRLQRQIPTGIYECSLLCKCNRQMCQNRVVQHGPQVRLQVFKTEKKGWGVRCLDDIDRGTFVCIYSGRLLSRSNTGKPDPTDENGKEENIMKNMFSKKRKIEVADCEVEVIPLDLETHGSAETEECPPTFRNNLKEPVTEMKCNNISRIQYHSVIRSPKAKTAIIQHNGKKMGFTSSESVTSEDNDGFKPTQVHLNSKAKEMKKDSSSYQVKDTENSLLIESDVIDITKCREEIPSGGRCNQATPLDNQNIIKEFKSQIQKPQGERSPAFQNQQVFCDKEFQSETKNTSPDSLKKFNKGNVFLLDATKEGNVGRFLNHSCCPNLLVQNVFVETRDRNFPLVAFFTNRYVKARTELTWDYGYEAGTVPEKEILCQCGVNKCRKKIL; translated from the exons TTGATAAAGG atCATACATCGGTGATCCAGAATGAACAGGAAAACAAATCAGGTTCATTGCCTTCTACATCATATGAAGACTCCTTTCCAGAAGACTGTACATTTCT atctacaaaaaataaggaaattcctCCTTTGGAAAATAAAGCTGCAtacattacagaaaagaaattatCTTTGAATTTACGTTACCAAAGTCATGACTGCTCTAGAACTTGTCTGATGAAAATGCCACTAACCTTCAAGGGAGAAAACCCTCTGCAGCTACCAATCAAATGCCACTTCCAAAGACGACACGCAAAGACAAACTCTCATTCTTCAGCACTCCACGTGAGTTATAGAACCCCTTGTGGAAGGAGTCTACGAAACGTGGAGGAAGTTTTTCGTTACCTGCTTGAGACAGAGTGTAACTTTTTATTTACAGATAACTTTTCTTTCAATACCTATGTTCAGTTGACTCGGAATTacccaaaacaagaagaaattgtTTCTGATGTGGATATTAGCAATGGAGTGGAATCGGTACCCATTTCTTTCTGTAATGAAATTGACAATAGAAAGCTTCCACAGTTTAAGTACAGAAGGACTATGTGGCCACGAGCATATTATCTAAACAGCTTTTCCAACATGTTTACTGATTCATGTGACTGTTCTGAGGGCTGCATAGACAT AACAAAATGTGCATGTCTTCAGTTGACAGCAAGGAATGCCAAGACTTGCCCCTTATCGAGTAATAAAATAACCActggatataaatataaaagactacAGAGACAAATACCTACTGG CATTTATGAATGCAGCCTGTTGTGCAAGTGTAATCGACAAATGTGTCAAAACCGAGTTGTGCAGCATGGACCTCAAGTGAGGCTACAGGTGttcaaaactgaaaagaaggGATGGGGAGTACGCTGCCTAGATGACATTGACAGAGGGacatttgtttgcatttattcAG gaagatTACTAAGCAGATCTAACACTGGGAAACCTGATCCTACtgatgaaaatggaaaggaagagaatattatgaaaaatatgttttcaaaaaagaggaaaatagaagTTGCAGATTGTGAGGTAGAAGTTATCCCATTAGACCTGGAAACACATGGAAGTGCTGAGACTGAGGAGTGTCCACCTACATTCCGTAATAATTTAAAAGAACCTGTTAC agaaatgaaatgtaaCAATATTTCAAGAATTCAGTATCATTCAGTCATTAGAAGTCCTAAAGCCAAGACAGCCATTATTcaacacaatgggaaaaagatg GGATTTACTTCCTCAGAGTCTGTCACCTCAGAAGATAATGATGGATTTAAACCGACCCAAGTACATCTGAACTCCAAAGCCAAGGAGATGAAAA AGGATTCAAGCTCTTACCAAGTTAAAGACACTGAAAACAGTCTGCTGATTGAATCAGATGTGATAGATATAACCAAATGTAGAGAAGAAATACCATCAGGGGGAAGATGTAACCAAGCAACCCCACTGGATAATCAGAATATTATAAAGGAATTCAAGTCTCAAATACAAAAGCCCCAAGGGGAAAGATCTCCAGCATTTCAAAACCAGCAGGTCTTTTGTGATAAAGAGTTCCAAAGCGAAACCAAGAACACTTCACCTGATTCTCTAAAGAAGTTCAATAAAGGGAATGTGTTTTTATTGGATGCCACAAAAGAAGGAAACGTGGGCCGCTTCCTTAAT catAGTTGTTGCCCAAATCTTTTGGTACAGAATGTTTTTGTAGAAACACGTGACAGGAATTTTCCATTGGTGGCATTCTTCACCAACAG GTATGTGAAAGCAAGAACAGAACTAACATGGGATTATGGGTATGAAGCTGGGACTGTGCCTGAGAAAGAAATCCTCTGCCAGTGTGGGgttaataaatgtagaaagaaaatattataa
- the SETDB2 gene encoding histone-lysine N-methyltransferase SETDB2 isoform X1: MGEKNGDAKTFWMELEDDGKVDSIFEQVQNVLQSLKQKIKDGSATNKEYIQAMILVNEATISNNSTLIKDHTSVIQNEQENKSGSLPSTSYEDSFPEDCTFLSTKNKEIPPLENKAAYITEKKLSLNLRYQSHDCSRTCLMKMPLTFKGENPLQLPIKCHFQRRHAKTNSHSSALHVSYRTPCGRSLRNVEEVFRYLLETECNFLFTDNFSFNTYVQLTRNYPKQEEIVSDVDISNGVESVPISFCNEIDNRKLPQFKYRRTMWPRAYYLNSFSNMFTDSCDCSEGCIDITKCACLQLTARNAKTCPLSSNKITTGYKYKRLQRQIPTGIYECSLLCKCNRQMCQNRVVQHGPQVRLQVFKTEKKGWGVRCLDDIDRGTFVCIYSGRLLSRSNTGKPDPTDENGKEENIMKNMFSKKRKIEVADCEVEVIPLDLETHGSAETEECPPTFRNNLKEPVTEMKCNNISRIQYHSVIRSPKAKTAIIQHNGKKMGFTSSESVTSEDNDGFKPTQVHLNSKAKEMKSLEYSLNTHCYRCLEYMETEIPELKREDSSSYQVKDTENSLLIESDVIDITKCREEIPSGGRCNQATPLDNQNIIKEFKSQIQKPQGERSPAFQNQQVFCDKEFQSETKNTSPDSLKKFNKGNVFLLDATKEGNVGRFLNHSCCPNLLVQNVFVETRDRNFPLVAFFTNRYVKARTELTWDYGYEAGTVPEKEILCQCGVNKCRKKIL, encoded by the exons TTGATAAAGG atCATACATCGGTGATCCAGAATGAACAGGAAAACAAATCAGGTTCATTGCCTTCTACATCATATGAAGACTCCTTTCCAGAAGACTGTACATTTCT atctacaaaaaataaggaaattcctCCTTTGGAAAATAAAGCTGCAtacattacagaaaagaaattatCTTTGAATTTACGTTACCAAAGTCATGACTGCTCTAGAACTTGTCTGATGAAAATGCCACTAACCTTCAAGGGAGAAAACCCTCTGCAGCTACCAATCAAATGCCACTTCCAAAGACGACACGCAAAGACAAACTCTCATTCTTCAGCACTCCACGTGAGTTATAGAACCCCTTGTGGAAGGAGTCTACGAAACGTGGAGGAAGTTTTTCGTTACCTGCTTGAGACAGAGTGTAACTTTTTATTTACAGATAACTTTTCTTTCAATACCTATGTTCAGTTGACTCGGAATTacccaaaacaagaagaaattgtTTCTGATGTGGATATTAGCAATGGAGTGGAATCGGTACCCATTTCTTTCTGTAATGAAATTGACAATAGAAAGCTTCCACAGTTTAAGTACAGAAGGACTATGTGGCCACGAGCATATTATCTAAACAGCTTTTCCAACATGTTTACTGATTCATGTGACTGTTCTGAGGGCTGCATAGACAT AACAAAATGTGCATGTCTTCAGTTGACAGCAAGGAATGCCAAGACTTGCCCCTTATCGAGTAATAAAATAACCActggatataaatataaaagactacAGAGACAAATACCTACTGG CATTTATGAATGCAGCCTGTTGTGCAAGTGTAATCGACAAATGTGTCAAAACCGAGTTGTGCAGCATGGACCTCAAGTGAGGCTACAGGTGttcaaaactgaaaagaaggGATGGGGAGTACGCTGCCTAGATGACATTGACAGAGGGacatttgtttgcatttattcAG gaagatTACTAAGCAGATCTAACACTGGGAAACCTGATCCTACtgatgaaaatggaaaggaagagaatattatgaaaaatatgttttcaaaaaagaggaaaatagaagTTGCAGATTGTGAGGTAGAAGTTATCCCATTAGACCTGGAAACACATGGAAGTGCTGAGACTGAGGAGTGTCCACCTACATTCCGTAATAATTTAAAAGAACCTGTTAC agaaatgaaatgtaaCAATATTTCAAGAATTCAGTATCATTCAGTCATTAGAAGTCCTAAAGCCAAGACAGCCATTATTcaacacaatgggaaaaagatg GGATTTACTTCCTCAGAGTCTGTCACCTCAGAAGATAATGATGGATTTAAACCGACCCAAGTACATCTGAACTCCAAAGCCAAGGAGATGAAAA GCCTAGAGTACTCCCTAAACACCCACTGTTACAGGTGTTTAGAATATATGGAAACAGAGATTCCAGAGTTGAAGAGAG AGGATTCAAGCTCTTACCAAGTTAAAGACACTGAAAACAGTCTGCTGATTGAATCAGATGTGATAGATATAACCAAATGTAGAGAAGAAATACCATCAGGGGGAAGATGTAACCAAGCAACCCCACTGGATAATCAGAATATTATAAAGGAATTCAAGTCTCAAATACAAAAGCCCCAAGGGGAAAGATCTCCAGCATTTCAAAACCAGCAGGTCTTTTGTGATAAAGAGTTCCAAAGCGAAACCAAGAACACTTCACCTGATTCTCTAAAGAAGTTCAATAAAGGGAATGTGTTTTTATTGGATGCCACAAAAGAAGGAAACGTGGGCCGCTTCCTTAAT catAGTTGTTGCCCAAATCTTTTGGTACAGAATGTTTTTGTAGAAACACGTGACAGGAATTTTCCATTGGTGGCATTCTTCACCAACAG GTATGTGAAAGCAAGAACAGAACTAACATGGGATTATGGGTATGAAGCTGGGACTGTGCCTGAGAAAGAAATCCTCTGCCAGTGTGGGgttaataaatgtagaaagaaaatattataa
- the SETDB2 gene encoding histone-lysine N-methyltransferase SETDB2 isoform X3: MGEKNGDAKTFWMELEDDGKVDSIFEQVQNVLQSLKQKIKDGSATNKEYIQAMILVNEATISNNSTLIKDHTSVIQNEQENKSGSLPSTSYEDSFPEDCTFLSTKNKEIPPLENKAAYITEKKLSLNLRYQSHDCSRTCLMKMPLTFKGENPLQLPIKCHFQRRHAKTNSHSSALHLTRNYPKQEEIVSDVDISNGVESVPISFCNEIDNRKLPQFKYRRTMWPRAYYLNSFSNMFTDSCDCSEGCIDITKCACLQLTARNAKTCPLSSNKITTGYKYKRLQRQIPTGIYECSLLCKCNRQMCQNRVVQHGPQVRLQVFKTEKKGWGVRCLDDIDRGTFVCIYSGRLLSRSNTGKPDPTDENGKEENIMKNMFSKKRKIEVADCEVEVIPLDLETHGSAETEECPPTFRNNLKEPVTEMKCNNISRIQYHSVIRSPKAKTAIIQHNGKKMGFTSSESVTSEDNDGFKPTQVHLNSKAKEMKSLEYSLNTHCYRCLEYMETEIPELKREDSSSYQVKDTENSLLIESDVIDITKCREEIPSGGRCNQATPLDNQNIIKEFKSQIQKPQGERSPAFQNQQVFCDKEFQSETKNTSPDSLKKFNKGNVFLLDATKEGNVGRFLNHSCCPNLLVQNVFVETRDRNFPLVAFFTNRYVKARTELTWDYGYEAGTVPEKEILCQCGVNKCRKKIL, encoded by the exons TTGATAAAGG atCATACATCGGTGATCCAGAATGAACAGGAAAACAAATCAGGTTCATTGCCTTCTACATCATATGAAGACTCCTTTCCAGAAGACTGTACATTTCT atctacaaaaaataaggaaattcctCCTTTGGAAAATAAAGCTGCAtacattacagaaaagaaattatCTTTGAATTTACGTTACCAAAGTCATGACTGCTCTAGAACTTGTCTGATGAAAATGCCACTAACCTTCAAGGGAGAAAACCCTCTGCAGCTACCAATCAAATGCCACTTCCAAAGACGACACGCAAAGACAAACTCTCATTCTTCAGCACTCCAC TTGACTCGGAATTacccaaaacaagaagaaattgtTTCTGATGTGGATATTAGCAATGGAGTGGAATCGGTACCCATTTCTTTCTGTAATGAAATTGACAATAGAAAGCTTCCACAGTTTAAGTACAGAAGGACTATGTGGCCACGAGCATATTATCTAAACAGCTTTTCCAACATGTTTACTGATTCATGTGACTGTTCTGAGGGCTGCATAGACAT AACAAAATGTGCATGTCTTCAGTTGACAGCAAGGAATGCCAAGACTTGCCCCTTATCGAGTAATAAAATAACCActggatataaatataaaagactacAGAGACAAATACCTACTGG CATTTATGAATGCAGCCTGTTGTGCAAGTGTAATCGACAAATGTGTCAAAACCGAGTTGTGCAGCATGGACCTCAAGTGAGGCTACAGGTGttcaaaactgaaaagaaggGATGGGGAGTACGCTGCCTAGATGACATTGACAGAGGGacatttgtttgcatttattcAG gaagatTACTAAGCAGATCTAACACTGGGAAACCTGATCCTACtgatgaaaatggaaaggaagagaatattatgaaaaatatgttttcaaaaaagaggaaaatagaagTTGCAGATTGTGAGGTAGAAGTTATCCCATTAGACCTGGAAACACATGGAAGTGCTGAGACTGAGGAGTGTCCACCTACATTCCGTAATAATTTAAAAGAACCTGTTAC agaaatgaaatgtaaCAATATTTCAAGAATTCAGTATCATTCAGTCATTAGAAGTCCTAAAGCCAAGACAGCCATTATTcaacacaatgggaaaaagatg GGATTTACTTCCTCAGAGTCTGTCACCTCAGAAGATAATGATGGATTTAAACCGACCCAAGTACATCTGAACTCCAAAGCCAAGGAGATGAAAA GCCTAGAGTACTCCCTAAACACCCACTGTTACAGGTGTTTAGAATATATGGAAACAGAGATTCCAGAGTTGAAGAGAG AGGATTCAAGCTCTTACCAAGTTAAAGACACTGAAAACAGTCTGCTGATTGAATCAGATGTGATAGATATAACCAAATGTAGAGAAGAAATACCATCAGGGGGAAGATGTAACCAAGCAACCCCACTGGATAATCAGAATATTATAAAGGAATTCAAGTCTCAAATACAAAAGCCCCAAGGGGAAAGATCTCCAGCATTTCAAAACCAGCAGGTCTTTTGTGATAAAGAGTTCCAAAGCGAAACCAAGAACACTTCACCTGATTCTCTAAAGAAGTTCAATAAAGGGAATGTGTTTTTATTGGATGCCACAAAAGAAGGAAACGTGGGCCGCTTCCTTAAT catAGTTGTTGCCCAAATCTTTTGGTACAGAATGTTTTTGTAGAAACACGTGACAGGAATTTTCCATTGGTGGCATTCTTCACCAACAG GTATGTGAAAGCAAGAACAGAACTAACATGGGATTATGGGTATGAAGCTGGGACTGTGCCTGAGAAAGAAATCCTCTGCCAGTGTGGGgttaataaatgtagaaagaaaatattataa